The Mycolicibacterium mageritense genome contains a region encoding:
- a CDS encoding nuclear transport factor 2 family protein codes for MSNPLNESVIRQFVTAIEAGDTATLSSLLAPDATWHLHGDLPVAGHYVGREAILNDFLRRGLGLYRPGSLKLKLTRTVSDGDVVAIEWHAVGTSVEGRVYDNEYAFFFTVKHSRITSIREYCDTLHVRDALYA; via the coding sequence GTGAGTAATCCGTTGAACGAGAGTGTGATTCGGCAGTTCGTCACCGCAATCGAAGCCGGTGACACGGCGACACTGTCGTCCCTGCTGGCGCCGGACGCGACCTGGCACCTGCACGGCGACCTTCCCGTCGCCGGGCACTACGTCGGCCGCGAGGCGATACTCAACGACTTCCTTCGCCGGGGATTGGGCCTCTACCGCCCCGGGTCACTCAAGCTCAAGCTGACCCGCACAGTCTCCGACGGCGACGTGGTGGCCATCGAATGGCATGCCGTCGGAACGAGCGTCGAAGGTCGCGTGTACGACAACGAATACGCGTTCTTCTTCACGGTCAAGCACTCGCGGATCACCTCGATCCGCGAGTACTGCGACACACTGCACGTACGGGACGCGCTCTATGCCTGA
- a CDS encoding sugar ABC transporter ATP-binding protein, whose translation MSKRYPGVRALNGLHLALQPGEVRALLGKNGAGKSTLVRILSGAERPDEGTVRIDGVRVAITSPARARELGIATVHQELSLIPELSVAENLLLGRWRAVAGVGPLLSPAAMVAHAHEQLAAVGLVIDPRAKVKSLSIATQQSVEIARAVSLGSRVLILDEPTSSLPAAEVEILLKLIRRLAQSGISVIYVSHRMDEIPLIADSVTVMRDGQLVETRSIGAAGTGDIVRMMTGGAGHARRPAATKRSEEVVLAVHGLRSGDRVDGVDLVLHQGEVLGIAGLLGAGRTEILRCLFGLDPVTGGRMALGGRPYAPRSPQDAIRAGVGFTPEDRKRDGVVLGMSVSGNLVLAVLRRLARRGWLSRRAERELAASSSKRLAVKTPSPHVAVGTLSGGNQQKVILGKWLNARARVLLLDEPTRGIDVEAKDQIYQLIRELAADGVSAVFVSSETEELFQVCDRIVVLRGGRVIAERVVDESTPSEVLALAMEGSQ comes from the coding sequence GTGTCAAAGCGCTATCCGGGTGTGCGGGCGTTGAACGGACTTCACTTGGCGTTGCAGCCAGGCGAGGTGCGCGCGCTGCTCGGCAAGAACGGCGCGGGCAAGTCGACTCTGGTTCGGATCCTGTCGGGCGCCGAACGCCCCGACGAGGGCACGGTCCGGATCGACGGCGTACGCGTGGCCATCACCTCGCCGGCCCGGGCCCGGGAACTCGGGATCGCCACCGTGCACCAAGAACTCAGCCTCATCCCCGAACTGAGTGTCGCCGAGAACCTCCTGCTCGGCCGTTGGCGCGCGGTGGCCGGTGTCGGTCCGCTGTTGTCGCCGGCAGCGATGGTTGCGCACGCGCACGAGCAGTTGGCCGCGGTCGGCCTCGTGATCGATCCGCGGGCCAAGGTCAAGTCGCTCAGCATCGCCACACAGCAGAGTGTCGAGATCGCGCGGGCGGTGTCGTTGGGCAGCCGGGTGCTGATCCTCGACGAACCGACCAGTTCGCTGCCGGCCGCAGAAGTCGAGATCCTCCTCAAACTGATTCGGCGGTTGGCCCAGTCCGGCATATCGGTGATCTACGTGTCACACCGCATGGACGAGATCCCACTCATAGCCGATTCGGTCACGGTGATGCGGGACGGGCAGCTCGTCGAGACGCGGTCCATCGGTGCGGCGGGCACCGGCGACATCGTGCGCATGATGACGGGCGGCGCTGGGCACGCGCGCCGCCCCGCCGCCACGAAACGATCGGAGGAGGTCGTTCTCGCCGTCCACGGCTTGCGATCCGGAGACCGGGTCGACGGCGTCGACCTCGTGCTCCATCAAGGTGAAGTGCTCGGCATCGCAGGCTTGTTGGGGGCGGGCCGTACTGAGATCCTTCGCTGCCTGTTCGGCCTCGACCCCGTCACCGGTGGTCGAATGGCCCTTGGCGGGCGGCCCTACGCCCCCCGATCGCCACAGGACGCGATCAGGGCCGGTGTCGGGTTCACGCCTGAGGACAGAAAACGCGATGGCGTTGTCCTCGGCATGTCGGTCTCCGGCAACCTGGTGCTTGCGGTGTTGCGCCGGTTGGCGCGGCGCGGATGGCTTTCGCGCAGGGCCGAAAGGGAACTCGCAGCTTCCAGTAGTAAGCGGCTTGCGGTCAAAACGCCCTCACCGCACGTGGCCGTCGGCACGTTGTCGGGCGGCAATCAGCAGAAGGTCATTCTCGGCAAGTGGCTCAATGCGCGGGCCCGGGTGCTGTTACTCGACGAGCCCACGCGCGGAATCGATGTTGAGGCCAAAGATCAGATATATCAACTGATTCGAGAGCTGGCAGCAGACGGCGTAAGCGCCGTCTTCGTGTCGTCGGAGACCGAGGAACTGTTCCAGGTCTGCGATCGAATCGTGGTGCTGCGCGGCGGTCGCGTGATCGCCGAGCGCGTGGTCGACGAGTCCACGCCATCGGAAGTGTTGGCACTGGCAATGGAAGGCAGTCAATGA
- a CDS encoding ABC transporter permease, translating into MTAVFSGRVVPPADSDPGAPSRARSMVAVAWHSGRQHLALLGVLAVAVVVLSATAPNFLTAGNLLDVARQLSFTGIIAFGMTLVIVAGEIDISIGSAIAFGSALLGVLAVHHGLPPWLAAAAVCVSGAVIGAAAGAARAWLNVPSFIVTLALFSALSGAALMLTNAVPLPIIDAGFAQWGNGALLGVPIPALVMVSAFALFWLLANRTAFGRGVYAIGGNPEAARLSGIPVARIRTVLFGLTGLLAAVSAVLQTSQLGAGNPTIGRGVEFAVITAVIVGGANLYGGRGSMVGTLIGVVFIGVLNNGMVLLGVNSYAQYVANGLIVLLAVLVSTVRPRVRK; encoded by the coding sequence ATGACAGCGGTATTCAGTGGTCGGGTCGTCCCGCCGGCAGACAGCGATCCAGGCGCGCCGTCGCGGGCGCGGTCGATGGTCGCGGTGGCGTGGCATTCCGGTAGGCAGCATCTCGCGCTGCTCGGCGTCCTCGCAGTGGCCGTCGTCGTGCTCTCGGCGACGGCGCCCAATTTCCTCACCGCGGGCAACCTCCTCGATGTCGCCCGGCAACTGTCGTTCACCGGAATCATCGCGTTCGGTATGACTTTGGTGATCGTCGCCGGCGAGATCGACATCAGCATCGGCTCTGCAATCGCCTTCGGTTCTGCGCTGTTGGGTGTGCTCGCGGTGCATCATGGGCTGCCACCATGGCTGGCGGCGGCTGCGGTATGCGTCAGTGGTGCCGTGATCGGCGCCGCGGCGGGCGCGGCCCGGGCGTGGCTGAACGTGCCGTCCTTCATCGTGACGCTGGCGTTGTTCTCCGCGCTCAGCGGCGCGGCTTTGATGTTGACCAACGCCGTCCCGCTGCCGATCATCGATGCGGGGTTCGCCCAATGGGGCAACGGTGCGCTGTTGGGCGTGCCGATTCCGGCATTGGTGATGGTCTCGGCGTTCGCACTGTTCTGGTTGCTGGCCAACCGAACAGCCTTCGGTCGTGGCGTGTACGCCATCGGCGGTAACCCGGAGGCCGCGAGATTGTCCGGGATTCCGGTTGCGCGCATCCGCACCGTGCTGTTCGGCCTGACCGGTTTGCTCGCCGCGGTCTCGGCGGTGCTGCAAACCTCGCAACTGGGGGCAGGCAATCCGACCATCGGACGCGGGGTCGAATTCGCGGTCATCACGGCGGTGATAGTCGGCGGTGCCAACCTCTACGGGGGCCGCGGGTCGATGGTCGGCACCCTGATCGGTGTTGTGTTCATCGGTGTGCTCAACAACGGCATGGTGCTGCTCGGGGTCAACAGCTACGCCCAGTATGTGGCGAACGGGCTCATCGTCCTGCTTGCGGTACTCGTCAGCACCGTGCGCCCGCGAGTGCGGAAATAG
- a CDS encoding NAD-dependent epimerase/dehydratase family protein yields MRIFITGATGFLGGTLATRLSATHHVRGLVRSTADAASLAAAGIEPVLGNLDEAGLLAGESRAADAVINAADSDHAGAVDAILDALDGSGKPFLHTSGSSIVGSASGGEPQDDVYSEDDVYGDATWAPASDKQARVSIDRRVLAAKDRDIRSVVLCNSMVYGTGEGVRADSVQIPRLVETARRTGVVRHIGRGLNRWSNVSLDDACSLYLLALDKAPAGSFYFVENGEESFRAITEAIAAALRLAPPQEMSVSDAVAEWGFEPAVYALGSNSRVRGRAARGGLGWRPRQSSVTSWIRENVRP; encoded by the coding sequence ATGCGCATCTTCATCACCGGCGCGACCGGATTCCTCGGCGGGACATTGGCCACCCGATTGTCGGCGACTCACCATGTGCGCGGGCTCGTTCGATCCACCGCCGACGCCGCATCCCTTGCTGCGGCTGGTATCGAACCCGTGCTCGGAAATCTCGACGAGGCAGGGCTGCTTGCCGGCGAATCGCGCGCCGCCGATGCGGTGATCAACGCCGCCGACAGTGACCATGCCGGTGCCGTCGACGCAATCCTCGACGCTCTCGACGGCAGCGGTAAGCCCTTCCTCCACACGAGCGGCTCCAGCATTGTCGGGTCGGCATCCGGCGGAGAGCCTCAAGACGACGTCTACTCCGAGGATGACGTCTATGGCGACGCCACGTGGGCGCCGGCTTCCGACAAACAAGCCAGGGTCTCCATCGACCGGCGCGTGCTGGCGGCGAAGGACCGCGACATTCGTTCGGTTGTCTTGTGCAACTCGATGGTCTATGGAACCGGCGAGGGGGTCCGCGCCGACAGCGTGCAGATCCCTCGGCTGGTAGAGACGGCTCGACGAACCGGCGTGGTGCGGCACATCGGACGAGGCCTGAACCGGTGGTCCAACGTATCCCTCGACGATGCCTGCAGTCTTTACCTGCTTGCGTTGGACAAGGCGCCCGCCGGTTCGTTCTACTTCGTGGAGAACGGTGAAGAGAGTTTCCGGGCCATCACGGAGGCGATTGCAGCCGCGCTGAGGTTGGCGCCGCCGCAGGAGATGTCCGTATCCGATGCGGTCGCAGAATGGGGTTTTGAGCCTGCGGTCTACGCGCTGGGTTCCAACAGCCGGGTGCGCGGCCGCGCGGCGCGGGGCGGGCTCGGTTGGCGGCCCCGTCAGTCTTCTGTCACCAGCTGGATTCGCGAGAACGTGCGCCCCTGA
- a CDS encoding substrate-binding domain-containing protein gives MESGASPRVPAVGRAFHVMSDIAVHGPATLSELSRRLSLPKSSLLGICQALVDQRLLTATDGNYGLGLAIVELAAAYGRQPVRMSRVGVCVQNLDNPFFVAEIAAVRAAAAAQAVEVDIRDARQSLRRQAEQIDDLVADGVQALLLDSVDSVGIGPAVARSKDSGVPVVALNVGAEGADATVTTDNVAAGAMVGRYLAAAIGGRGRVAIVDGTFVTATADRVAGFVSALREYPDIEIVTRQRGDHSEASGRKLARRILAEHGPIDGFFGINDPTALGVLKAVEEAGLPIPIVSVDGSQRAAAVLARGEGLIATAAQDPAEMARVGLSVAADIHTGLAPASRLRLLPPRLITPDAADYVPWDAE, from the coding sequence ATGGAGTCGGGCGCTTCACCGCGCGTGCCGGCTGTTGGCCGGGCTTTTCACGTGATGTCTGACATCGCCGTGCACGGTCCGGCCACGCTGTCCGAACTTTCGCGCAGGCTGTCCCTTCCGAAGAGCAGCCTGCTCGGGATCTGCCAAGCCCTCGTCGACCAACGACTGCTCACGGCGACAGACGGCAACTACGGGCTGGGGCTGGCGATAGTCGAGCTCGCGGCGGCATACGGCCGACAGCCCGTGCGGATGTCGCGCGTCGGCGTCTGCGTGCAGAACCTTGACAACCCGTTCTTCGTCGCGGAGATCGCGGCGGTTCGGGCGGCGGCCGCGGCTCAGGCCGTGGAGGTCGACATCCGCGATGCCAGACAGAGTCTGCGGCGACAGGCCGAACAGATCGACGACCTGGTGGCGGATGGCGTGCAGGCGCTCTTGCTCGACAGCGTGGATTCCGTCGGCATCGGCCCCGCAGTCGCGCGCAGTAAGGACTCTGGAGTACCGGTCGTCGCGCTGAACGTGGGAGCTGAGGGCGCCGATGCGACGGTGACGACCGACAATGTCGCGGCCGGTGCGATGGTCGGCCGGTATCTCGCCGCAGCCATCGGAGGACGGGGTCGGGTTGCGATCGTCGACGGCACGTTCGTGACCGCTACCGCCGATCGGGTCGCGGGATTCGTCTCGGCGTTGCGCGAGTACCCCGACATCGAGATCGTCACTCGGCAACGCGGTGACCATTCGGAGGCCTCAGGCCGCAAGTTGGCTCGTCGCATCCTCGCTGAACATGGCCCAATCGATGGGTTCTTCGGAATCAACGACCCCACTGCCCTCGGTGTGTTGAAAGCGGTCGAAGAGGCCGGCCTGCCGATCCCCATTGTCAGCGTCGACGGATCCCAGCGTGCTGCGGCTGTTTTGGCGCGCGGCGAGGGGCTGATCGCAACTGCGGCACAGGATCCGGCCGAGATGGCACGCGTCGGACTGTCGGTGGCAGCCGATATCCACACCGGCCTGGCCCCTGCTTCTCGGCTTCGGCTGCTGCCGCCGCGGCTGATCACGCCCGACGCCGCCGACTACGTTCCCTGGGACGCAGAATGA
- a CDS encoding IclR family transcriptional regulator: MTRPGSPAVHRAARILAELAANPHGLTVPELARRLGTAKSSVSDLVSTLLEEGAVTRDEQATVRLGARIPEIARGFVGGSRLIDEFRGACSRVTELNGAAIVLAVLVGGDIAHVAVREGDRPLPLTLTPGMRLPAWSTATGIALLSHLPDAVVDRMFQHEPAVSPSGLTFDADRLRLALKVCRSRGWASNDGVEEMALAGTAAAINVGGRTPAAVGIVRALGDATHEKDSAAILRLAGELASRA; the protein is encoded by the coding sequence ATGACGCGTCCCGGTTCACCCGCCGTCCACCGCGCCGCTCGAATTCTGGCCGAGCTGGCGGCGAACCCACACGGGCTCACGGTCCCCGAGCTCGCGCGCCGCCTTGGCACGGCCAAGAGTTCGGTGTCCGACCTGGTGTCGACGTTGCTCGAAGAGGGAGCGGTCACGCGCGACGAGCAGGCAACAGTACGGTTGGGTGCGCGAATCCCCGAGATCGCAAGGGGCTTTGTCGGAGGATCTCGCTTGATCGACGAATTCCGTGGCGCGTGCTCGCGTGTCACGGAGTTGAACGGCGCGGCGATAGTCCTGGCGGTGCTCGTCGGCGGCGACATCGCACACGTGGCCGTGCGTGAGGGCGACAGGCCGTTGCCTCTCACCCTGACTCCGGGAATGCGCCTGCCGGCGTGGTCGACGGCGACGGGAATCGCCCTGTTGAGTCATCTGCCGGACGCTGTGGTCGACCGGATGTTCCAGCACGAGCCGGCCGTGTCGCCGAGCGGTCTGACTTTCGACGCCGACCGACTTCGGTTGGCGCTCAAGGTGTGTCGAAGCCGCGGGTGGGCATCGAACGACGGTGTCGAGGAAATGGCGCTCGCAGGCACGGCGGCCGCGATCAATGTCGGCGGACGAACCCCGGCGGCCGTCGGAATCGTGCGTGCCCTGGGAGATGCGACGCACGAGAAGGACTCCGCCGCAATCCTGCGCCTTGCCGGCGAACTCGCTTCTCGCGCTTGA
- a CDS encoding substrate-binding domain-containing protein, producing MRFARIAAAAAVVVVAGGCHATNSGADGTYTVGVTTLFPTGTFSEFVDRLNEIGPAQGISFDIADINNDVGKEHEVLSAFATKGVDLVATSVASATGSAAAIRRLDNADVPVVCYNTCLAPPLDEQLTEAFVTNDQKGLGTSTGRAVAAHLEGRHKPAKVAYLTCETYDVCKARRAGLDEALSGLDVQTVSAQEGYVVDAATPVATAMLAAHPDIDVLIAENEDGIVAAAKAVEARGLQGRVAVFGIGMNPTVAQLLLAEPAVVEHTTGQDAAAWADEVVAVAIATRDGTGAGDYLHFTPSPEFSRDNLAAVKQYLAAHQ from the coding sequence ATGAGGTTCGCAAGAATTGCGGCCGCGGCGGCCGTGGTGGTCGTCGCCGGTGGGTGCCATGCCACCAACAGTGGAGCGGACGGTACGTACACCGTCGGAGTGACGACGTTGTTTCCAACCGGCACGTTCTCGGAGTTTGTCGACCGACTGAACGAAATCGGCCCCGCGCAGGGGATTTCGTTCGACATCGCCGATATCAACAACGACGTGGGCAAGGAACACGAGGTGCTCAGTGCCTTCGCCACCAAAGGTGTGGACCTGGTCGCGACCAGCGTGGCCAGTGCAACCGGCTCGGCCGCGGCGATCCGCAGACTCGACAACGCCGACGTGCCCGTCGTCTGCTACAACACCTGCCTGGCGCCACCACTGGACGAACAACTCACCGAGGCATTCGTCACCAATGACCAGAAGGGGCTCGGCACGAGCACCGGGCGTGCGGTTGCGGCTCATCTCGAAGGTCGCCACAAGCCTGCGAAAGTCGCGTACCTGACCTGCGAGACCTATGACGTGTGCAAGGCCCGTCGTGCGGGGTTGGACGAGGCGCTTTCGGGCCTGGATGTGCAGACCGTGAGCGCCCAGGAAGGCTATGTCGTCGACGCCGCGACCCCCGTCGCAACCGCAATGCTCGCTGCCCATCCCGATATCGACGTGTTGATCGCGGAGAACGAGGACGGAATCGTGGCCGCCGCCAAAGCCGTTGAAGCGCGCGGACTTCAAGGCAGGGTCGCGGTGTTCGGCATCGGCATGAACCCCACTGTCGCGCAGTTGTTGCTCGCCGAACCGGCTGTCGTCGAGCACACCACCGGCCAGGACGCCGCCGCGTGGGCCGACGAAGTGGTCGCGGTCGCCATCGCAACGCGCGACGGCACAGGCGCCGGCGACTATCTGCACTTCACCCCGTCGCCCGAATTCAGCCGCGACAACCTCGCGGCCGTCAAGCAATACCTGGCCGCACACCAGTGA
- a CDS encoding dihydroxyacetone kinase subunit DhaK → MRKFINKPGDVAMETLEGYLAVTSGRTSRVPGTLGLIRRELTDRVVVLVGGGSGHEPVWLEYVGEGLADAVCQGDVFAAPDPMSIATVAAAAHRGHGVLFLYGNYAGDRLNFDLAAEELAADGIVTRTVRVADDVAAAPFDRRDDRRGIAGGYFATRIAAAAAARGDHLDAVADITQRAVDRTRSIGVAGAGGTIPGSDEPTLVVPDGRLEIGMGMHGEKGVWAGDFLSADATTDKMLELLLTDRPLDGNHPVAVLVNGLGATTRAELLIVSRRLLNCLAEQAIEVVDTHIGEYATSQEMHGFSISLFELDDELTQLYHGSVEATFAGGLA, encoded by the coding sequence ATGCGCAAGTTCATCAACAAGCCCGGCGACGTCGCGATGGAAACCCTTGAGGGTTATCTGGCTGTCACCAGCGGCCGAACATCGCGTGTCCCTGGCACTCTCGGCCTGATTCGACGTGAGCTCACCGACCGCGTCGTGGTGCTCGTCGGCGGCGGGAGCGGCCATGAACCGGTGTGGCTGGAGTATGTCGGTGAAGGCCTGGCCGACGCCGTGTGCCAAGGGGATGTCTTCGCCGCACCCGACCCCATGTCGATCGCGACCGTGGCTGCCGCGGCACACCGTGGCCACGGGGTGTTGTTCCTCTACGGTAACTACGCCGGCGACAGGCTCAACTTCGACCTCGCCGCAGAGGAACTCGCCGCCGACGGCATCGTGACACGCACCGTGCGAGTCGCCGACGACGTCGCAGCGGCGCCATTCGATCGCCGGGATGACCGGCGCGGTATCGCCGGTGGTTACTTCGCCACTCGAATCGCCGCGGCCGCGGCTGCGCGGGGAGACCATCTCGATGCGGTCGCCGACATCACCCAACGAGCCGTCGACCGCACGCGCAGTATCGGTGTCGCGGGTGCCGGCGGCACAATCCCGGGCTCAGACGAGCCGACACTCGTCGTGCCGGATGGCCGACTCGAGATCGGGATGGGCATGCACGGTGAGAAAGGGGTGTGGGCGGGGGATTTCCTCAGTGCTGACGCGACGACCGACAAGATGCTGGAGCTGCTGCTCACGGACCGCCCGCTGGACGGCAACCATCCAGTCGCAGTCCTCGTCAACGGCCTGGGTGCCACGACCAGGGCGGAGTTGCTGATCGTGAGCCGTCGGCTGCTGAACTGCCTCGCCGAACAGGCGATCGAAGTGGTTGACACCCACATCGGCGAGTACGCCACGAGTCAAGAGATGCACGGGTTTTCGATATCGCTGTTCGAACTGGATGACGAACTCACGCAGCTGTACCACGGTTCGGTCGAGGCCACGTTCGCGGGAGGGTTGGCGTGA
- the dhaL gene encoding dihydroxyacetone kinase subunit DhaL, with the protein MTHPWVETVDVIGMLTAVCDRMIASEELLARADREVGDGDHGQGMARGFRAARDYLHRATAASTPHQILVGVGTTLIGSMGGASGVVFGTFFRGARTSAFTGPLTVAALTGHLDAAVAEIQRRGGARAGDKTMLDAVLPAVEALRAQPAEIPVAQALCAAAEAAQAGAEATKAMTARHGKSATLGPRSLGHPDPGAISVALIFREMADWLTRQHLSPSTP; encoded by the coding sequence GTGACGCACCCGTGGGTCGAAACGGTCGACGTCATCGGCATGCTGACTGCGGTGTGCGACCGGATGATCGCCAGTGAAGAACTGCTGGCGCGGGCCGATCGGGAGGTCGGTGACGGCGACCACGGGCAAGGTATGGCCCGCGGTTTTCGCGCGGCGCGTGATTACCTACACCGGGCGACGGCGGCCTCCACGCCGCACCAGATTCTCGTCGGGGTCGGGACGACACTGATCGGATCGATGGGCGGAGCGTCCGGCGTGGTGTTCGGAACCTTTTTCCGCGGCGCCCGCACGTCGGCGTTCACGGGGCCGCTGACAGTTGCCGCGCTCACCGGCCACCTCGACGCCGCCGTAGCCGAGATCCAGCGCCGCGGAGGCGCACGCGCGGGCGACAAGACGATGCTGGACGCGGTGCTGCCGGCTGTCGAGGCATTGCGCGCCCAACCCGCGGAAATACCTGTGGCACAAGCACTGTGCGCTGCGGCCGAGGCGGCTCAAGCCGGCGCAGAAGCGACAAAGGCGATGACGGCGAGACACGGGAAGTCGGCGACGCTCGGGCCCCGTTCGCTGGGGCACCCCGATCCCGGCGCCATCTCTGTCGCACTGATTTTCCGCGAGATGGCCGACTGGCTGACTCGCCAACACCTCTCACCCTCAACCCCCTGA
- a CDS encoding VOC family protein, whose translation MTTPLTADELRRRNATRKIFQIALVTRDLERSMKSWVDNLGIGPWTVLTFTEESVRHLKVDAQPVTVPFKFLIAIATVGDIDFELIQPVYGPTIYEEFLQRRGEGLHHIKEKIAENDLDQVIADYAAKGIGVLQTGWFDVDVHYYMDTEPKLDFIFELGNCPRLELPVGSYSTYPAE comes from the coding sequence ATGACCACACCCCTTACGGCTGACGAACTGCGGCGGCGCAACGCCACCCGGAAGATCTTCCAGATCGCCCTTGTCACACGAGATCTCGAGCGAAGCATGAAATCATGGGTGGACAACCTCGGTATCGGCCCGTGGACCGTGCTCACCTTCACCGAAGAGTCGGTGCGCCACCTCAAGGTGGACGCGCAACCGGTGACCGTGCCGTTCAAGTTTCTCATCGCGATCGCCACGGTGGGCGACATCGACTTCGAGTTGATCCAGCCCGTGTACGGCCCCACGATCTATGAGGAGTTCCTGCAACGCCGCGGCGAAGGATTGCACCACATCAAGGAGAAGATTGCCGAGAACGACCTCGACCAGGTGATCGCCGACTACGCCGCGAAGGGAATCGGCGTGCTGCAGACCGGCTGGTTCGACGTGGACGTGCACTACTACATGGACACCGAGCCCAAACTCGACTTCATCTTCGAATTGGGGAACTGCCCGCGACTCGAACTCCCGGTGGGCTCGTACTCGACCTACCCGGCGGAATGA
- a CDS encoding class I fructose-bisphosphate aldolase has protein sequence MERLFAADGRLLDVAIDHGAVNEPALLGGIADARAALATLRAAAPDAIQLTPGLARLLSGHRGPGDPRLVLRTDVSNVYGAAVPRTPSCELLPQAVETAVRLDAACVVVNLLLLPNQPELHGQCVRNIGVLRAECERVAMPLMVEPLVMAPNDVAGGYQVDGDLRRITALVRQAAELGADVIKADPCDAPAEFHQVVTAASGVPVLVRGGGRATDTEILQRTFEVMRQGACGIVYGRNIFQHPNPAAMVAALMAVVHDDVDASAAADLLRSRSAA, from the coding sequence ATGGAGAGGCTGTTCGCCGCGGACGGGCGGCTGCTGGATGTCGCGATCGACCATGGTGCGGTCAACGAACCTGCGCTGCTGGGCGGGATTGCCGATGCTCGGGCGGCGCTGGCGACGTTGCGCGCCGCGGCGCCGGATGCCATCCAGTTGACCCCGGGGCTCGCGCGGCTGTTGTCCGGGCATCGCGGTCCCGGCGATCCGAGGCTCGTGCTACGCACCGATGTGTCGAACGTCTACGGCGCTGCGGTGCCACGTACGCCCTCATGCGAGTTGCTGCCCCAGGCCGTGGAGACCGCGGTACGTCTCGACGCCGCGTGCGTGGTGGTCAACCTGCTGCTACTGCCGAATCAGCCGGAGCTGCACGGCCAGTGCGTCCGCAACATCGGGGTGTTGCGCGCAGAATGCGAGCGCGTCGCGATGCCGCTCATGGTCGAACCACTCGTCATGGCACCCAACGACGTCGCAGGCGGCTATCAGGTCGACGGTGATCTGAGGCGCATCACCGCACTTGTGCGGCAGGCAGCGGAGCTCGGAGCGGATGTGATCAAGGCCGATCCGTGCGATGCGCCTGCCGAGTTTCATCAGGTGGTGACCGCGGCATCGGGTGTGCCCGTCCTCGTTCGCGGTGGCGGGCGAGCCACCGACACCGAGATCCTGCAGCGCACATTTGAGGTCATGAGACAGGGAGCTTGCGGAATCGTGTACGGCAGAAACATCTTTCAGCATCCAAATCCCGCCGCAATGGTGGCCGCGCTGATGGCTGTGGTGCACGACGATGTGGACGCGTCGGCCGCTGCCGACCTGCTGCGGAGCCGAAGCGCGGCGTGA